From Vibrio tritonius, the proteins below share one genomic window:
- a CDS encoding LysR family transcriptional regulator, protein MINQLDINLLVVLNTLLEEKHVSNTAFCLNLSQSKVSRSLQKLRTIFDDELLIRTITGYELTPKAQSLKGSLSHVLYNLDKLFQSDEFHPEQSNECIRFFCPASVANVIFPDVIAHISRTAPKMRIELDSNHPNHFDALLNGDIHFAISTHTPTSGEGEIHRLKLLDWQHCLLMRRDHPLASVNITEQNLANFPSGQIAMNGQPLLPLDTQIARLGSHQIQATPPFIQLSDFTSAAAIAEKTDIVFHVPKELAQRSSNKQQLTLKAVPDSLVYPNECIYLYWHKRYHNDAMCTWVRSLFKEWNSADNLVSHTHLVPVACA, encoded by the coding sequence ATGATTAACCAGTTAGATATCAACCTGTTAGTTGTCCTAAACACTCTATTAGAAGAGAAGCACGTATCAAATACCGCCTTTTGTTTGAACCTGAGCCAGTCTAAAGTCAGTCGATCTTTACAGAAACTACGCACCATTTTTGACGATGAGCTATTAATCCGAACTATCACAGGTTATGAACTCACACCTAAAGCACAGAGCCTAAAAGGTTCGCTTTCTCATGTGCTCTACAACCTGGATAAACTGTTTCAAAGCGATGAATTTCACCCCGAACAGAGTAATGAGTGTATTCGATTTTTCTGTCCAGCCTCAGTGGCAAATGTCATTTTCCCTGATGTCATTGCTCACATCAGTCGTACTGCCCCCAAAATGCGGATAGAACTCGATTCTAACCACCCAAACCATTTTGATGCACTGCTCAATGGCGATATTCATTTTGCAATTTCGACGCATACGCCAACCTCTGGTGAGGGAGAGATCCATCGACTCAAATTACTCGATTGGCAGCACTGCCTGCTCATGCGTCGCGATCACCCACTGGCTAGCGTCAACATAACCGAGCAGAACCTTGCTAATTTCCCATCAGGACAAATTGCAATGAACGGTCAACCCCTACTGCCTCTTGATACCCAAATTGCGCGTTTAGGGTCTCATCAAATACAGGCCACGCCTCCGTTTATTCAGTTGTCCGACTTCACCTCTGCCGCTGCTATAGCGGAAAAAACCGATATTGTATTTCATGTACCAAAAGAGCTTGCTCAACGCTCGAGCAACAAACAGCAATTAACGCTCAAAGCAGTGCCCGACTCACTGGTATATCCAAACGAATGTATTTATTTGTATTGGCACAAACGCTACCACAACGACGCTATGTGCACTTGGGTTCGCTCGCTATTTAAAGAATGGAATAGTGCAGATAATTTGGTGAGCCATACACACTTAGTGCCAGTTGCTTGCGCATAA